From the Coffea eugenioides isolate CCC68of chromosome 1, Ceug_1.0, whole genome shotgun sequence genome, the window TGGTTTGATGATGTTGGTGAAAGAAAGATGTTTGCTTTGATTACAGGTTGGAGCAGACATAGTAAAGAGAGCTTTGAGTTACCCCTTGAAGTTGATTGCTAAAAACGCTGGTGTTAATGGAAGCGTCGTCAGTGAGAAGGTATGTTGTAGCGTAACTtggggaaggaaaaaaaatgacatGAAATATGTTGttgcttcaattttttttttcctttcatatTATCAGCTAGTTAGGTGATAGATGGTGACTGACTCTGTCGATGCTTGTTCTGAGTGAGTTGGAAATCATGAATTTGCGGATTTCTTTTTGATTGCTTGTTTCAGGTACTGTCCAGTGACAACCTTAAATATGGATATAATGCTGCGACAGGAAATTATGAAGACTTGATGGCCGCCGGAATAATTGATCCGACCAAGGTACATTCCTCCTTACCACCCCCTGCTTATGGGAAATGATCATAAAAGTAGTACTATATAGAAGATTGATATATGATTTTAAGGTGTTGATGTCAGTAGTATTTTTTGGGGTGTAATAGTTTGTATACTTGTTGTTATGTTTCAGGTGGTTAGATGTTGCATAGAGCATGCAGCATCTGTTGCAAAGACATTTTTGATGTCAGATTGTGTAGTAGTTGAAATTAAAGAGCCTGAACCAGTTGCTGCTGGAAACCCGATGGATAATTCAGGTACCTGCtgtgctctctctctctctctctctctgtatatgcatatgtatatatatattgaatttATTTGAACAGATGAAGTATAGATGAGGCATTGAAATCCCGTCGTGGGTTTTTTTTCTATGCCAGGATACGGCTACTAAGTAGGTAATATGCCGAGGTGCAGCCttaggaggaggaggaggaggttgGTTGGTTGGTGGTGCACAAGGCAGTTTAATCCTGCCTCTCAGTCCCCCCCACCCACAAGTACTGATGGTAATTAGTGCAagtgaaattttattttttgtaaattgAGTTTTAATTGTTTGAACGAGGAAGTTAATATCCTGGAGGCCTACCGGGATGGGATGCGGCATCTGTTGAAATTCAATGTATGGATTGCATTCTTGATTTGAGTGGTGAAAACATTTGATtgatactactactactattacTATTTTACTTGTCTTGTGGTAATGGTAATCCATTCCATTCCCCTTTTGATTTTCGAATTATACACTGTCTGCCACGCGGTGCAGCGCTATTATCATCAGGAATGAGATGTTAGTAATTCGGTGGCCGTATGCTCAATGTTTGTGCTGATAAATATATTTCCAGACCCGTGCGGCCTAATTCCTTATTGTTCTGGTTTCATTGTTGTATATAAATGTTCCTAATTGCCATTAGTGTGCTGCTATTGGGCACGGCACAGCGATGCTTGAATTTGCTAGTGCGTGTCTGTACACCGTAGTGCGTGTCTGTACACCGGTAGTGTATATACTGttatcgtttgatttatgaTTTATGATATGCgtgtaaaaattaaattttaaattttaattttgcatagttatctTCATCCAATTAACGTTGATGACAACCACATCTATTTGACCTTCAATCCATATTTGTTCAGCCAACTCGTGCTGCTAGCCCGAGCTCGAGTTGGAGTTgaaaatattgaaaatattaAGTTAATTGATTTGCAAGCTGACTTGTAAGttcgaatatatatatatatataaatataaatattttattattattaaaaaatattattttattttttttaaataattatttttattttttcgaactcgagtttgaaATTGTCAAGCTCGTGCACGAGCTTGAGTTTGCGTTTGAGTTCAATAAAAGTAAATTACGGTTCAACTTGATTGGgttaaaatttaatttgattcgACTCGTTTACCGTCTTAATTTTGCGGGCTGGTTAATAGGCGTCCTAtccaaagggaaaaaaaaaaaaaaaaaaaaaaaggtgaagaCCGGACCGGAGAGCGTGGTGGGTGGGCTCTCTCTTCTCggtgggaatttttttttttttttttatttttaaatgggTTGGTTGTGGAGACTAGAGAGAAAAGGGAAGCTTTTGTGTTGTCCTACACTACTGGGGCTGGCAGGGGTTGGTCCGTACCAAAGCAGCCTGAATGAATGAAGGATGCGGAGGGAGTTTTTCCATTTCCGCCGCTGTGAGTTTGATCATTGATGCGATGAATTAGCCCACAATTCCATTTCCAGCCCACCCGCCATCATCGAGACACGTGGCACCACAGATTTGAATACTAGCTCAGCTCAACTCAACGGCCTATTAGAGCCACTAGTGTCAGTCTCCCCTTCCTTCCTTCGTAATCTCTTCCTTTCCGCGAAGCATATTTGCAGCTGCAGCGGTTGCTCCACCGCCCattctccctccctccctcctccGTAATCATACTAATACCCGCCGTCGCAGAGCCACGCGAATAATCATCAACTAACCATCATGTCACTTGCTTCCAGTGGCTGTACTTCTCTATGCCCCTCACCACCAGCTTTCCCAACATTATTAACCAAGCAAAGCCCATCATCCCTCAAAAACCATAATCAGGCCAAGAATCACCACTTTCTCTCCGCTTCCCTCACTTTCTCCAATCCGCTCTTTCATctgtcaaaccactctaataatAATTTCTTTGCTGCTAAAGCATCCGAAACCGAAGCCAAGACTGCGGCGGGTAAAAAgacacaagaagaagaagaagaagaagaagcaacaCCAGCAGACGACGACGAGGAGTATGAAGAGTACGAGGTCGTCTTGGATCAGCCAGTTGGGTTGAGGTTTACCAAGGGCAGAGATGGTGGAACTTACATTGATGCTATTGCACCCGGTGCCTCGGCTGACCGGACCGGCTTGTTCACTGTTGGGGATAAGGTGCTTGCCACCAGGTGCGAATTTTTCTCTCTCTGATTATCTGAGTGGATTTCATATTTCATAGTCTTCCAAGTACTTGACCGCATCGATAACATCCAAAGTCAGTCAGTTAGTTAGTGGTATTCATATTGATTGCAGGGATTATTCAGCCTGAGATGGATGCTGCGGTGAGTGAATGCTTATTTACAATATTGTCCTGTTTCTGAAATCGTACCTTCTAGCTGTCTTTCGTCTTCCTTGTATTTATTATTTCAAGATAATAAAAAAGCTTTTATTCGCTGGCATTTGTTACAATCACACCACCAAGACCAAGATTAAGATTAAGATTGTGAACCCCATCATCTAAAATTTATGCAGTGCAGTATTTGGAGATGAGATTTGGCCGGCAGCAGAATATGGAAGAACAATGTATACCATCCGACAGAGGATAGGCCCATTATTaatgaaaatgaagaagagATATGGTCAGTTCTATTCTTATCTACACTAATTTCTCCTGGCTCCTGCTTCCTCTGCATTTATGTTGTAAAGAGTTCGAATGGTGTTCATTTTTGAAGTCTAAACTTCCTGAAACACTGCCCCGTAATTCCATTTTCAAGGTTTGCCTTAACTCCACTGGCAAAATGTCTCCTTATGTTGCAGGGAAGGTGCCCGATATGGGTGATTTAACTGAAAAAGAAATAATCAAAGCTGAGAGAAACTCTGGTGTAATTAGTAACAGAGTCAGAGAGATTCAGGTAAGTGCGTGCATACAACTAATTTGCTCCTCGTTGGAGTATGAGTAAAATCCACTGTAATGCTGATGACTTCGCACAATTCATGCAGCTGGCAAATGCCATGAAAAAGAAGGAACAGAAAGAGCGAAGAGAAAAGGACCTTCGCGAAGGCTTGCAGCTTTACAAGTAAGGCCAGTCCATCCATCTATCtgaattgtaattttttctttttgaaaataaGTTCCATGTTcatgtatttttattttctcctttaattCAATGCCTTTTGTTTTTATGTTCGATAATTCTATTGTGCAGTTCAACAAAGGCTTATTGACCTTTGCTTTTCAATTTGCTAAGATCGTGTAGTTAATAATAAATGACATTAGAGATACTACTACAGCTACCACCAACCGGACCTCCGTAGCCGCCATTCTTACAGTCTATACTTATCATATTTACTTATATCTGCTTTCTGTTGGGTGTTATGCTTCATGATGTTTGTTTAATTATTCGTTTTTTATTAGTCAAATTACTTTTTTGTCTTGTTCTTTTCACTGTCAATTGTGTATTCACACCCACTATGAGGTTTAAAATGTTGCATTCTAGAACAAGGAGAACACTTGCAATAATCTTGTCcatatttgtcatttttatccttttttcttttatgctTGTCGTGCACTTACCATGTCAGGTACAAAATATTTCTTGTACAAAAAATTTAGAGAGTTGATTTTTGTGCAAAATATTTCTTGCCTAACATATGATCTTTTAACTGATAAAGGAGTGGCAAATATGAAGAagcattggagaaatttgagTCAGTACTGGGATCGAGGCCAGAATATAATGAAGCTGCTGTTGCAAGTTACAATGTTGCATGCTGTTACTCCAAACTTAATCAGGTAGAGTAGCAGATTAAATAAAATAGCATTCTACTATGATTGAAAACATACTAGGCATCGTCTGGATCACACATCGCCCTTCCTTAACTCACCAGAGGACGGGGACTTGTATATGGAAATCTTGTGCTAGTTATTCTATTTGACATGGCACAGGTGCTGCTGCATCAGTTCAGTTATGATATTTTAGCCTTGAATGTGTATGCAGCACGAGCCAATGTTTTGCTGTCCTCCTAATTCTTTGACCTGATGAGTCACCATGACAGGTACAAGCTGGACTATCTGCCCTAGAGGATTCTCTCGAAGCAGGATTTGAGGATTTTAaggtaaagaaaagaaaataatttcacCATGGAGTACTAAATCATAGTTTTGGGTTCATACTGTGTACTGTTGTCCTATGTTTGCAGAGAATCCGGACAGATCCTGACTTGGCCAACTTAAGGACGTCTGAGGAATTTGAGTCTCTGTTAAAAAGGTTTGACGAATCATTTATAAATGAGAATGCTCTCAATGCCATTAAATCAATATTTGGCATATTCAAGAAGGAATAGAATGATAGATTTGTTTTACTGCTGAAAGCTGGCTCTCCATGTACCAAGAATTTTGGATCTGCAGAAAGGAGGTTCCTACTAGTAAAATCTGTCTATAGCATCGTTTAGCCTAGGTAATTGCAGATATTTCAGATACTTTAACTGCTGATtcaattttcacttttttttttaaattttatattcaGAGTAAACATAATATGTATTTATCTGTATGGAAACATCTGGAGAAAGAAATGAATTCTTTGGATATTGAACTCGGGACAACCCTATTCAACTTTGCTATTTTGCATGCATAGACCCAACGATTTCCTACTACTTTGCATAACAAGCAACACTGTGCTGATGGATGGAGACTGATATATGAAATATAGACGATGAAGAACATTatgcccccccccccctcccgcCCTCCTTCCTCCCTTTCCTCCTAATTTGATTTGACTGTATCATGGTTATGTGGAATATTGGTTCATGCCATCTGCGATGGAAAACTCAGAAACTGTAAACACCTTTTGCTTTTCTCCGATGCCAAGAAGGAGATATCAGTAGCAGTGTAGCTTACACTTACAGGGTACAAACTGTAGTTAAACGACAGACATGCCCGGATTGTCTCACTGTAATATACAAGTAAACCCATTTAAGGATTGTGAGGGTGAAGGCAGATTGGAAGTCCTTCAACAGGGGTGGGCATGGGATCATAGATTATCTTCTCATCAGGAACCAATAAGTTCCATCTAAATTTGTTTACCACATTGTGGAGAAAGACCAGTATCTCCACCCGAGCGTACTCCTTCCCTAAGCACATACGAGGTCCTCCTCCAAAAGGAACATAAGAAAAAGGTGTAGGTCCTGCTCCTTCGAATCTTGACGGATCAAAGTTCATGGCGTCCCGAAAGAAACTGGGATCTGTATGCGTCGAAGCGGGAGTCCAGTATAGCTGTTGTAGCAGCAAATAATGTTTAATCAGTTCATGCAGAAAATGTTACTCAGTGCAATCAACTGTAATCTGAAGAAGCAGTTGCATTTTTTCCCCATTTTTGTGCAACTTGGTCAAAAGTTGCCTGGTTTGTGGGAATGAATGGATATTAACAGAAATAATTTAGCAGAAGATGAGAATACCTTCCATCCTTTGGGGATGTCATAACCAGCATAATTTATATCAACGAGTGCTTCTCTAAAAGCTCCCATTATTGGTGGCCAGAGTCTCATGACTTCACAGACTACATCCCATGAGTACTTCATCTTCTGTATATCCTCCCATTGCAGGAATCCCTCCGCTCCTTTTGATGAAGCAATCTCagtttgctctgtttttggagCCAAGCCATCAGTGATCATGTTAAGCACTAAATAAGGTATTCAAACAAGCATCAATTTTGTATAGTCACTATCATACCCCAAAACATAACAttaaagtgttttctcactTTCGTGGAGGCCAGTCAAAtgcaaaatgattttttttccaCTTAAGGTTAGCTCATACATGATTTTTTTTCCACTTAAGGTTTAAGAATATGTCTTCATTAGGAACACCATCAACATCATATCACGCAGTCAACCAATTAATTAAGCAATTGGGAAAACTGACCTCTCAAGACCTTTTGATAAACTTGTGGAAGTTCCCCTAGTACCTTCATGACTAGTGTTATGGCAACACTCGAAGTGTCATGGCCAGCGAAGAGTAGCAGTAAAATGTTGTTTATGATCTCCGATTCAGACATGAACTTTCCGTTGTCATCCGGAGATACAAGCAAGTGCGACAAAAGATCTTGTGAAGGGGAAGCAGTTTTCTGTTCCAAGGCCAGTCTCCTGTCTTTGAGAATCACCATCAGTTCCTTCCTAACAGCTCCTGTAGCTCTGATAGCGCGATAGAATCTTGTCCCTGGGAAGTTGAGGGGGATGGATATGACGcctttcaagaaaacattgaagaGGGCGGCAAGCTTTTCAATGTGCCGAGGGTCTTCTAGGCTCATAAACAGTCGACACGCAAGCTCAAAGGTGTACAACTTAATCACTGGAAATGTCTTCACCTCCTCTTTACCTTCAAAGAGAAACTCAGAAGCAATTTTGGAACTCAGTCTTAATATCCTaatcatatatatacatatgcaGGAAATTTAAATTAGCCGGTCAAGCGGTAGCAAGCAGCATGATTGTAATATCTTGAGAAAGTTAAACGTGAAAAAGATGTCTTAATGCTATAGCACACACTTAAGTGCGGTTCAGTGGTTTTGCACTAATGTATACTTTATGCCATCAAAATGGGGTAGCTTAATCCTTTGACACTAGTTGTGCTCCGTTGAGTATTGCAACTAATGGAGAAAAGGATCGACTGTCATGTTCTTgactgggaaaaaaaaaagtgatcaaGAAATAAAAGCTTCCTACTCCTGAAGATGAATCATGCACGATTCTTTTTTGGATTGTGATAAGATCATCATATATCCCCGTTTGTTGgagtaaaacaaaacaaatttaacctatGTCCACGGAGGCAATTGATGAAGCAAGAAATGATGTACTCGTGGTGGGCGCAGCAGCAGCTGCAGCCTGCGCATGCATGCTTTGTAAGTTAGATTACATATACCTTGCCAGTGAATGGCGATGTGGTGCTGAGTGACCTGATCCACCGTTTTGATATAGAGTCGCATCAGGGCATCTGGGGTGAGGAAGTAAGACAGCATCTTCCTGGTATGCTTGGCTTCCTCCCCAACGGAGTTAGACAGCCCATTCCCCAGCAGCTTCTTTGCTGAGGGAGGCCACCAGACCTGGACCAGCTTGTTTTCGTTGCCAAACAAGAACTTATGAGCTGCAGGGCCGGATAAGACGGCCATAGGCTCACCGGTCAATGAAGTCTTGAAGACTGGAGGATTCTGATGCTTCTCCATCCTTTGTTTCAGAAACCTTCCCGGTTCCCCATCCCATCCGCTCTGAAGAAACTCCAGTGTTTCCCCGAGAATCGGCCACCCAAAGCTCCCCGGAGGAAGACGCAAACCCGACTGCTTGTTCTTGTTTCTTATTCTGGCGATCAAATATAGGAGGAAAACAGCAGTAACCAGAAGAGGTGCAACAATATTAACAAAGACGCCGAATATATCTATTGCCGCCATCATTTAATAATCACAGCAATACCACTGCCTGCAGCTGAGTTTGTTCCTGCAGGCGTGAACCAGTTTTTCAGTTGCTTTTGTAGCATCAACTGCAGTTAACGAATCAACTAAACAATCAGTCTGTTGTTGCTCTCTACCTTAAAAGCATACACAGTCGGTGTCCGTGCCCGTGCCGTGCCTTCTTGGTTTCTTTCGTGCTTCCGACTTTTCCATTCTCTCTTGCTTCCGACTTTTCCAACTTCTCGACTTTTCCTATTTAATTGACTATAGGCCATGCAAAGTCCGTAatgcatttttttcttcatattttGCTAGGATAAAATTATTCTCACTATTGACTTTATTGTATCAAACACGATGTGTTTTAGGAGCTTTGTTTCTGCACATTAAGctttaaattttgaagtttCAAGTTCCCACCtaaaagttatttttgtttgggtcaaagacaaaatagactcaaagcataatttccaaaaaaattagTAATCAATGATTAATTCAAAatgatacattttttttaatccaaaGGAGACTCCAATCCTTTTAAAGGAAAGGAGGAAAAAGGAGGAGGACTAAAAATCAAACCACAAATGAAATGTCCCACATCGGGACACAGAAGGAAAATGAAAGGGTATATAACATCCAGCCCATCAGATTATCAACAATTTTGAGTTAATTATTTTGAATCCATGATTTCAGTTCAAAAGGTTATTAGATCAATCTATTGGATGCGAAACATTACAAATGGCATCAAAATAAGTCTCGCGATCTCTATGAGAGGCCACCCATTTGTTGCAATCTAAATGGACAGTTGGATTGCAACAAATTTTACAAGGACTCAAAGTTCTCCATTAATTGAATGGATAGTTTTAGAACTTATCAACTGAATGGACAATTGGATTACAATAGATTTTAAAGGACTCAAAGTTCTAAAAAAATGGTGAGAGTATTACAAGGAGTGAAAGTTCTAAAAAAATAGAGAGATTGAAATGTTCTACATCGGGAtagagaagaaaaaggaaagtgTATATAATGTCCTGCCCATCAAGTAGAGAACGAAAAAGAAAGGGTATATAATGTTCGGTCCATCGGGTTATTAATAACTTTGTTTtaatcttttattttgaatttgtgaTTTCAACTCAAAAGGTTATTGAGCCGACTCGTGATCTCTGCAGGAGGCCGACGGGAGGCTATCATTAGAGCCCATATGTCTCTGCATGGGAATGATGTTATGATTCCGACTATGCAAAAGAGTAGATAATTATAGTCCATATAAGATGAACCCGAGCCCCCTGTAAAATCTGTGCATGACTGAAAAGCAATCAATTTTATGAGGTAGCAAAGTTCTAAAAAAATGGGGAGAGTGAAATATCCCATATCGGGAcagagaaggagaagaaaaggaTATATAATGTCTGGCCGTCGggtagaaaagaaaaggaaaaggaaatggaCCGATTTTATGAGGTAgcaaaattctaaaaaaatggGGAGAGTGAAATATCCCATATATTGTATGACCCATAGGATTAGATTTCAACTCAAAAGGTTACCGGGCACTCGACGATGGACGCGATTTGTTACAAGGCATATCTATAACCTGGCTTTCACTCGAAACATAAACATAAACATATCTCCTACATTATTGGTAAATTATCAATTGCATATGATCAATTTTGTGTAATCATATCATAAAGATATCAATGATCATCAATAGTGTTCATATAAACagagtaaatttttttttttcaaacattaAAAATTGCATCCCACATTCAATCTCATTCATGTAAATTCGAAGTAAATCTACTGGAATCATCAATTGGACGAGCGGTAAACAAGATGTCTTTATCATAAGAGACCTCACTGATGAGATACCAAAGTATAATGCAACAAAATGTAGTGGAAATCCAACATTGACATAGTTAGCAGCAGCGTGGAGAAATTAGAGCCTCGTATTGTTGTCGTTGTTGTTATTTGAAAATGTGTGGAGTACCCGACAGGCGGGATCAAATTCATTATCTTTTGTTGGGTAATCAATCACTTTAAAAGTTGAAAGTGGGATACCATCACATTATTATTATTCCCTTGTCTTGTTTTTtctgtttatatatatatctatatctatatatatatatatatatatactaggtGGGTTTCCCGCGCAATGCGCGGGCGCTGGGTAGTAGGTCATAAGTCCGGCGGAGTTTGGTTTTTGGTTTGTGAATGTGTGGTCAAACGTTTTGAATGGAATAAATTGGATTTTTGATggataattttagaattttAGTTAAATATAGTGTATTTGTAAATGGCATGGGTTATTATATACAATTTTTTAGGTTAAATGATGGAGTTTAATTCATAAGTTTTATTGGAATTCTTAAAAATTAATAGttttttcaaattcaatgaTTTGGGGATATGTATATATGAaccaaaagaaaatataaaggaTAAATGATCTAATGTATTTGTATGTATATAGTTGTGTATTACTGTATATTAGTTATAGGTATATTAGTATATGTGGTATATttgcatatatatgtataattatTGTATacatattaattaatatatgtatgtatatctttgtaatgtgtatatatattagtattagatttgtatatgtatgtaatatatatgtatatatattagtaTTAGATTTGTATTAGTATTAGAGATACATGACCTCGCATTTCATATACCCGTATAAATGTAAACACcgggtgtttttttttttttttctttagaatCTCTTAATTAGCCTAAAACCTGCGTGCgggtttccttctttttcccttttttttttaaaaataacaaatggTAATTTAACAGTAATAAATCCTATTTTGtgaataattttctttctttttcttctttcttttttttttcattcattttttatttaaggCCAACTAAATGAGCAACAAATAACATAAGAGAAACgacaataaaataacaataataataattaatgatCTAAAATGTAAACACTGgccgtttgttttttttttttcttcagaaTCTCTTAATGAGCCTGAAACCCGCGTGCgggtttccttcttttttcttttttctttttaaaaataacaaatggtaatttaacagtaataaattctattttgtgaatagttttctttcttcttcttctttcttttttttttcattcattttttatttaaggCCAACTAAATGAGCAACAAATAACATAAGACAAACGAgaataaaataacaataataataattaataatctAAAATGTAAACAccggctgtttttttttttttcttcagaaTCTCTTAATCAGCCTAAAACCCGCATTCgggtttccttcttttttttttttttttaaaataacaaatGGTAATTTAACAGTAATAAATCCTATTTTGtgaataattttctttcttcttcttctttctttttttttcattcattttttatttaaggCCAACTAAATGAGCAACAAATAACATAAGAGAAACGAGAataaaataacaataacaataattaataatctaaaatgctataaaatgctagaaaatggcccaaaaacatgaaattgaccAATAAAATAGATaatgcaataataaaaaaattattcaaaaatttggtgtctatacataatattaatgtatattataaatatacataaatgttaatataaatgtatacaaATGTATAATTACGTAAATACGTATACATAAATGtataaaatatattatatatatatgtaaatatataatatttaaatagatgtataattacatatttatacaaatatattataaatatatatgaaaatATAGTTTGTAGGGGTTTTTTGCAGTAACCCTTTATCAAATGattattatgtgattatttattttataaagtacaagatatactttgctataaatgcaaaaataaagATCCAACATAATAATCATATTTgcaatttatttgtttattgtaatttattataattaatatacatatatatgtacatttacttttatttttgagaaaattttgacataatctccccttaaaagtggactaaactccctgccagcaaatCCAAAATAGACCACAATATTTAATCTGAATAATATTTCCAACAACTTGTCTACATAGGTATATATTTGTACATGCGGAATTATGATATATGTGTTTTATTGTGTATTACTTATAGatatgtgtatatgtattagtattttatttatatttattattgtataTTAGTGTTATATATGCGAGAAAGTTTCTGTGGCTTGACCTTATCAGAATGTATGGTGTATTCACGTGTGCATGGCagttatttgtttgcatgtgcAGCTAGCATGAAACGTGTAATTTCTTGGGTGGAAGGACAGTAAGAAGTACAGAAAATTCACGTGTGTGTAGTAATGTTTCTTGGTTATATAGTTGAAGATTAGATAGGAGTAAGAAGTGTATATTTCTTGGGTGGAAGGAC encodes:
- the LOC113749288 gene encoding protein MET1, chloroplastic translates to MSLASSGCTSLCPSPPAFPTLLTKQSPSSLKNHNQAKNHHFLSASLTFSNPLFHLSNHSNNNFFAAKASETEAKTAAGKKTQEEEEEEEATPADDDEEYEEYEVVLDQPVGLRFTKGRDGGTYIDAIAPGASADRTGLFTVGDKVLATSAVFGDEIWPAAEYGRTMYTIRQRIGPLLMKMKKRYGKVPDMGDLTEKEIIKAERNSGVISNRVREIQLANAMKKKEQKERREKDLREGLQLYKSGKYEEALEKFESVLGSRPEYNEAAVASYNVACCYSKLNQVQAGLSALEDSLEAGFEDFKRIRTDPDLANLRTSEEFESLLKRFDESFINENALNAIKSIFGIFKKE
- the LOC113748827 gene encoding beta-amyrin 28-monooxygenase-like, with the translated sequence MMAAIDIFGVFVNIVAPLLVTAVFLLYLIARIRNKNKQSGLRLPPGSFGWPILGETLEFLQSGWDGEPGRFLKQRMEKHQNPPVFKTSLTGEPMAVLSGPAAHKFLFGNENKLVQVWWPPSAKKLLGNGLSNSVGEEAKHTRKMLSYFLTPDALMRLYIKTVDQVTQHHIAIHWQGKEEVKTFPVIKLYTFELACRLFMSLEDPRHIEKLAALFNVFLKGVISIPLNFPGTRFYRAIRATGAVRKELMVILKDRRLALEQKTASPSQDLLSHLLVSPDDNGKFMSESEIINNILLLLFAGHDTSSVAITLVMKVLGELPQVYQKVLREQTEIASSKGAEGFLQWEDIQKMKYSWDVVCEVMRLWPPIMGAFREALVDINYAGYDIPKGWKLYWTPASTHTDPSFFRDAMNFDPSRFEGAGPTPFSYVPFGGGPRMCLGKEYARVEILVFLHNVVNKFRWNLLVPDEKIIYDPMPTPVEGLPICLHPHNP